The Anolis carolinensis isolate JA03-04 chromosome 1, rAnoCar3.1.pri, whole genome shotgun sequence genome window below encodes:
- the LOC134298195 gene encoding uncharacterized protein LOC134298195, translated as MNTQDWDKIDSLTYKKMEKDMVLHTKRQKQKFDKCRKQQPKPELDKSRTIINLTDRQLTEDQVSILEKGGNFAVTTTRIPVENIIANVESAIYQLPEEEAEEVRMETARILRNAKLPPSNITRKERQAIKDLNSDPEIIILPADKGNATVIMETKQYKEKIRQLLDPTIYKKLKQDPTNKITRKTNTLIKNSSINFDIRQQLCKSEALPPRLYGLPKIHKDSIPLRPIVSAIGSPTYNLAKFLATQLQTHIGLTAHYIKDSTHFIEKISNLNLSTKDILISFDVVSLFTKVPVADTLTLIKQNFPEDITALFHHCLTTSYFQWDTGFYEQKDGVAMGSPLSPVVANFYMEYFEKQALETAPKKPTVWFRYVDDTFTIWSHGEEELSKFLDHLNSIHPNIQFTMEKEKEGKLPFLDVLVIRKPNQQLGHTVYRKPTHTDRYLHKNSNHHPSQKRSTIKALTDRAQRICEPHLLQGELNHLNWALQANGYSTTDIRRAARPRTSQESQDKDPPRGKVFLPYIKGTTDRIGKLMKKHNLQTIYRPTKKIQQMLRSAKDKRDPLSSAGVYRIPCSCGQVYIGTTKRSAQTRVKEHERHCRLIQPEKSAIAEHLMNQPGHRILFENTKMLDHSNNYHVRLHREAIEIHKHVDNFNRKEETMKMNKIWLPVLQNSKIKTVNKKQYSENRGFPDMNQPRAVNDSKQRMPQRQEEDSR; from the coding sequence atgaatacccaggactgggataaaatagacagccttacctacaagaaaatggagaaagacatggttctccacaccaagagacaaaaacaaaaatttgacaaatgccgtaagcaacagccaaagccagaactggataaatcacggaccatcatcaatctgacagacagacaactcactgaagaccaagtatccattctagaaaaaggaggaaattttgcagtcaccaccaccaggatcccagtagaaaacatcattgccaatgttgaatcagcaatttaccagctccctgaggaagaagcagaggaagtaagaatggaaacagcaaggatcctgagaaatgcaaaactcccccccagcaacataacgagaaaagaaagacaggccatcaaagatctcaactcagatcctgaaatcatcattcttccagctgacaaggggaatgccacagtaatcatggaaacaaaacaatacaaagaaaaaatcagacaacttctagatcccacaatttacaagaaactgaaacaagaccccactaacaaaatcaccagaaaaacgaacactctaatcaagaactcctccattaactttgacatacgccaacagctgtgcaaatcagaagccctcccacccaggctttacggactccccaaaatccacaaggactccatcccactcagacccattgtaagtgccattggatcgccgacttacaacctggcaaaatttctggctacacagctacaaacccacattgggctcactgcacattatatcaaggactctacacactttatagaaaagatcagcaacctcaatctaagcaccaaggacatcctgatcagctttgatgtggtgtccctttttaccaaagtcccagtagctgacaccctcacactaatcaaacaaaacttcccagaagacatcacagccctgtttcaccattgcctcaccactagctactttcagtgggacactggattctatgaacagaaggatggagtggccatggggagccctctcagcccagtagtagcaaatttctatatggaatactttgaaaaacaggccctagaaacagcaccaaaaaagccaactgtttggttcagatacgtagatgacaccttcacaatttggagccatggagaggaagaactcagcaagttcctggaccatcttaacagcatccacccaaacatccaattcaccatggaaaaagaaaaggaaggaaaactgccatttctagatgttctggtcatccgcaaacccaatcaacaattgggccacacagtttacagaaaacctacacacacagatagataccttcataaaaactccaaccatcacccaagtcaaaaaaggagcacaatcaaagccctgacagaccgtgcacaaagaatctgcgaacctcacctcctccaaggtgaactcaaccacctaaactgggctctacaggccaatggatactccaccacagacatcagaagagctgcaaggccaagaacaagccaggagagccaagacaaagatccacccagaggaaaggtgttcttaccatacatcaagggaactactgaccgcatagggaagctgatgaagaagcacaacctacaaactatctacagacccacgaagaaaatccaacaaatgctacggtcagcgaaggacaagagggatcctctctcttctgcaggagtctaccggataccatgcagctgtggacaagtctacatagggaccaccaaacgcagcgcccaaacaagagtcaaagaacatgaaaggcactgcagactaattcaaccagagaaatcagccatagcagagcatttgatgaaccagcctggacacagaatactatttgagaacacaaaaatgctggaccattctaacaactatcatgtcagactacacagagaagccattgaaatccacaagcatgtggacaacttcaacagaaaggaagaaaccatgaaaatgaacaaaatctggctaccagtattacaaaactcaaaaatcaaaacagtaaataaaaagcaatactctgaaaacagagggtttccagacatgaatcaaccaagggcagttaacgactctaaacaaaggatgccccagaggcaggaagaagacagcagataa